Proteins encoded by one window of Pseudomonas sp. PSKL.D1:
- a CDS encoding RnfABCDGE type electron transport complex subunit G: protein MKRVARNIAWLLLVAGLSLGVTLLWQQFTQGPATEALQQWKARQFLAVLPATSYDNKPLDTPIPLPTDQPPQSRITAAYRAMQGTAAVAVLFVSEVQGYAAPIRLAIAVRADGRLMGTRVIEQRESPGLGGRITDPQASWLSQFANRGLSDRWALKRDQGDFDQLAGATVTSRAVIVAQQEALRYFDQHRTLLLGTSAHE from the coding sequence ATGAAGCGAGTTGCACGTAACATCGCTTGGCTGCTGTTGGTTGCCGGCCTGTCCCTGGGTGTGACACTGCTCTGGCAACAATTTACCCAAGGTCCGGCCACAGAAGCCTTGCAACAATGGAAGGCCCGTCAGTTTCTGGCTGTGCTGCCGGCAACAAGCTATGACAACAAGCCATTGGACACGCCTATTCCCCTTCCCACCGACCAACCGCCCCAAAGCCGAATCACCGCCGCCTACCGAGCGATGCAAGGCACGGCAGCTGTGGCCGTGCTGTTTGTGAGCGAAGTACAGGGTTATGCCGCGCCCATCCGGCTGGCAATCGCCGTCCGCGCGGATGGACGCTTGATGGGCACACGCGTGATAGAACAGCGGGAAAGCCCGGGCCTGGGCGGACGCATCACCGACCCACAGGCCAGTTGGCTGTCGCAGTTCGCCAATCGTGGCCTGAGCGATCGCTGGGCACTCAAGCGTGATCAAGGTGATTTTGACCAGCTGGCCGGCGCGACGGTCACATCACGCGCCGTGATCGTGGCGCAGCAGGAGGCACTGCGCTACTTCGACCAACATCGCACCCTGCTGCTTGGAACCTCAGCGCATGAATAG